TGTTTTTGGGTTGCCGGGCGATGGGCTTTTCTTTATCATCGGGTGTTCATGTCCGTGCGATGGGTGTCGCGCCGATACCCAGGCAAAATTTCCGGAGAAATGAAAAGAGACCAAGACCATGATGCATGTTTCGGAACGCTATCGCCTGCTCGCTGACGAAGTCGCCGCTTTTTCGCGGCTGTTGCATTCCGATCCGGCCGCCGAACCCGGCCGTTCGGCCCGGCGCGTGCAGGCGGCTGCCGCCGGCCTCGGTGAGTACCGTGAGCTGGTGGGTGAAATTCCCCGTATTCGCCTGGAGACCAAGCTCACTCCGGTGCTGCTCAAGGCCCATGCCCAACTCGACCAGGCGCGCCTGCTGTTCGAGGAAGAGGGCGCGCCCGATCAGGCCGCGGCGGTCTGGGAGCTGGAGCAGAAAATTTACCGACTGCTCAACGATCTTTGAGCCGTCGTCCGCGAATCCTTCTTGAAGCTGGCACGCATGTTGCTCTGCAATGAGCGCTGCTGGACGCACGGATCTTGTCGTTGAAAGGATGAAGCTGGTTTCTTTATGCACCGTAAATTGCAAAACATCTTCTACGAAGTACGCGATCCGGTTCTGGGCTGGGACGATGTCGGGGGCTACCTCGACGTCAAGGAAACTCTGCGCGAAATGGTCTGTCTGCCGCTGAAAAAGCCTGAACTGATCCGTCGGCACAATCTGGGGCTGCCCAGCGGCGTGATGCTGTGGGGGCCGCTCGGCACCGGCATCACCATGCTCGCCGAGGCCTGTGCCAAGGATGCCGGCGTCTCCTTCGTCTATGTGTCCGGGCAGGAGATGCTCGGCAAGGGCCAGGAACTTATCGAGGCCTTCGACTGCGCCATTCACGAGGCGCCCTGCGTGCTGTTCATCTCCGACTGCGAGTGGCTGGCGCCGCGCGCCAACTGCGATTACGAGTGGGGGCCGGGAAATTTCCGCGCCATTCCCCCGACCTTCGCCGACAAGGAGCTGACGCGGCTCTTCATCGAGCAGATCGATCGCATCCACGGCGTCGAGGGTCTGATGCTGCTCGGCTCCTGCTATCGCATCGATACCGTGGATCAGGCCATCATCAAGGAAAAAAAGCGCTTCAACCGCAAGGTCTTCGTCCATCCGCCGACCGCCGAGGATCGGCTGGGCATACTCGACATTTATCTTCAGCGCATGCCCAACCTGGCGCCCGACATCGACCGGCGCTATCTGGCGCAGGCCGCCGAAGGCTATGTCGGCTGGGATATCGAGAGTCTGTGCAAGCGCGCCACGGTCAACGCCATCAAGGAGGATGCGACGCAGGTAACCCAGGCCCATTTCGAGCGGGCGCTGCGCGAAATCCGCCAGTTTCTCACGCCCGACATGACGGCCAAGTATTACCAGATCCGGGAAAAGGATTGCCCGCATCACTATGAGTTTTAGGCCTCATGTTGCCTTTGCCGCCACCGCAGCTGTTTGACGCCATCTTTCGGCGCCACGGCCATTACTGTCCGATGAGCACCCTCGGCGGGCGCATGGGATTTGCGGCACGGCGGCGGCTCGGCGCGGGAGCGCTGCGGGGTGAATTTCTGATACGCACCTGCGCGGTCGACGGGATTGTCGAGGCCACCGGCTGTTGCGAGGAGGAGGGGACCCTGGTGGTGCGTGACACCGGTCGCCATGCGCTGATTCTGCGCGCAGCAAAAGAAGGCGAGGCGGTGCGGG
This window of the Geoalkalibacter sp. genome carries:
- a CDS encoding AAA family ATPase, producing the protein MHRKLQNIFYEVRDPVLGWDDVGGYLDVKETLREMVCLPLKKPELIRRHNLGLPSGVMLWGPLGTGITMLAEACAKDAGVSFVYVSGQEMLGKGQELIEAFDCAIHEAPCVLFISDCEWLAPRANCDYEWGPGNFRAIPPTFADKELTRLFIEQIDRIHGVEGLMLLGSCYRIDTVDQAIIKEKKRFNRKVFVHPPTAEDRLGILDIYLQRMPNLAPDIDRRYLAQAAEGYVGWDIESLCKRATVNAIKEDATQVTQAHFERALREIRQFLTPDMTAKYYQIREKDCPHHYEF
- a CDS encoding formylmethanofuran dehydrogenase subunit E family protein, encoding MLPLPPPQLFDAIFRRHGHYCPMSTLGGRMGFAARRRLGAGALRGEFLIRTCAVDGIVEATGCCEEEGTLVVRDTGRHALILRAAKEGEAVRVVLRPATLDMAWEYRLMDEALQQERNQLAARDLERRLRDKDAFLEVLLQRLRTLPEDELLEIGCLPVSSA